Sequence from the Bacillota bacterium genome:
GGTCCGCCGCCTGGCGGCCGTCGGGGGGAAGTCAGGCAGGGGTCTCACGGGCCGGCAGGCCGGGCGCAGGGACTGCCGGCCCCGCAGGACGCGCGGCCAGGCTCAGGGGCGCTCCCCCCGCTTGGCGGTCGCGGCCGCGGCCCCACTCGAGGAGCGCGGCGCTCCCCCCGGCTTCCTCCCCGTGTACAGGTGGGCACCCGCGAAGAGCAACGCGGCCAGCAACCATCCCGAGGCGTAGGAAGGCGCCGCTCCCCATCCGACCCGGGGCGCGTGCATCACGCCGAACCAGGCGAAGACCGAGCCCAGCACCGCCCAGGCGCCGGCGGCGTCGAAGCGGCGGTCGATCAGCTCGGTGATCACGGCCGCCGTCACCAGCACGATGAGGAGGAAGCCGTCCGCCAGCCCCCCGGCCGCCCGCCAGTAGACCGCCTTCTCCAGGACCGCGCGGACGTGGGGTGCCTCCGGGTCGATGTGGAGAGCGGTCAGCGCCGAGCTGAGCGGCGAGGTGACCAGGTAGCCGGCCGGGACCAGGAGCCCGAAGAGGAGGGCGGGGTAGTACTTCCTGTCCATGGCGCCGAGGGCGGTGTTGCCCACCTCCACCGCCACCCAGGCGGTGATGGCGGCCAGGATCGGCCAGGGGAAGAGTTCGGAGCCGAACCAGCCGAGACCGGCCACGGTCAGCGCCAGGTAGACGACGGGCGTCCAGAGCTGGAAGGCGGTGCGGGCTCCCAGCTTTTTGAAGGGCGGCTGAAGCGAGTAGATCAGGTTGGTGACGGGCGAACCGGCCAGGCCCCCCACCACGTTGGCCGCCCCGTCGGCCGCCAGCGCCCAGCGGACGTCGTAGCGGTCGCCGGTGGTGTCCGAGGCCTCGACGGCTGCCACGTCCTGGACAATCTGGTAGAGCGCCACGGGCAGGATGACCGAGAAGTACGGGAGGACGCGGAAGAGCGCCTCCAGGGGAGCGGGGGAGACGATCCAGGGCGCGGTGGGGTGGAGGCCCTGCCAGACCGGCCGGTGGTAGCCCACCGCCACGGCGAGGACCAGCGGGATCCACCAGACCACCAGGAAGCCCGGGATCCGCCAGCGGGTGAAGGGCAGGTCGGCGTAGAGGCCGACGAAGACCAGGGCCAGCGCCACCAGGCCGACGACGGGCTGGTCGAAGAGCCGGATCAGCAGGACCATGCCCAGGTAGGTGTACATGCCCGCCCCGAAGACCGTCATCACCGCCGGCCGCGGGATCCCGCGGCGGAGGAGGCGGCCGAAGGGCGCGGCCACCAGCTTGAGCAGCCCGGTCCAGACGGTGGCGGCGGCACCCATGGCCCAGGCGAGAAGCGGGTCGTGGCTTGTGCGGTAGACCGGCAGCATGATGGAGAGCGTGTAGGCGATCATGGCCGGCACGTTGCTCCCGTAGACCTGAGCCGTCACGTCGTTCCGCCTCTCGCGCGCGCCGAGCTTCAGCGCCATGCCCAGCATGGCCAGCGCGCCCAGGGCGAAGCCGAGCGCGCTCCCCGGCAGCATCCGGCCCACGGCCAGCGAGCGCGGGAAGCCCATCTCCACCAGAAGGAAGACGGGGATCGCGGCCTGCGCCACGTTGAACCCGAGCTCGATGACGAAGCCGTCCACGTCGCCCCGGCCCGGTCGCGTCCATGCCGGCAGCCTCTTGAACCCGCCCGCTTCCGCCATCGCTCTCGCCACCCCGGGCTAGGTTGCGCCCCGGGGAGAGGCGGCACTCGTGCGGACCGGCTCCCGCTCTTTTCGCGCGGCGGCGGGAGAGGGGACGGCTTTGCCTCCGCCTGGCTGAACGTTCGCCTGTCCGGCGCTCCGCGGAGATCCGTCCGGAACCCGGAAAACAAGTACGCTCCCGTGCTCCGGCGTGGCGAGCGGGCGGTTTCCGCCCCCCGCCCGGAGGACGCGCCGGGCTCTTCAGCCGCGCAGGACAAGCAACAGAAGCGAGACCAGCCCGGCCGCGGCGGAGTAGACCGCGAACGGCCAGAGCGTGCCCGTCCGGAAGTAGCGCGAGAGCCAGCGGACGCTGGCGTAGGCGGCGACGCCGGCCACGAGGCCCCCCAGCACGGCCGTGCCCAAGGCGCCGTGTACGCGCAGGAGCTTGGGGACCTCCAGCAACCCGGCCGCCAGGATCAGCGGCGCGCTGAGCAGGTAGGAGTAGGTGGCCGCCGTCAGCCTGGAGAGCCCCGCCCCCAACCCTGCCGTCATCGTCACACCCTCCCGCGAGAAGCCGGGCAGGAGAGCCAGCGCCTGCGTCACGCCCACCCAGAGCGCCTCGCGCAGGCCGAGCCGGTCGATCGCCATCTCGGCGTCGGGCAGGCGGGTACTGAGGGCTCCCGCGCCCTGGGAGAGCGCAGGCCGATCGCCCGCCTCCGCCGCCCGGGGGCCGACCGGCCGGAGCGCGCCGCCCGAGAGGCCACCGTCCGCGCCGCGTGCCCGCCCCGGGCGGCGGGCGTAGAGCAGCTCGCCCAGCGCCAGCACGCCGCCGTTCAGGAGGAGGAAGAGCGCCGCCAGCCGGGGCGAGGCGAAGAGGCGGGCCACCGGCTTTTCCAGGAGGAGACCCAGGAGACCCGTGGGAACGACGCCCACCACCACCAGCCAGGCGAGCCGGGCGGCCGGATCGGTCTCGGGCCGCCCCAGGCTCCGCCGGCCCAGGCTGCGGAAGAAGCCCCGGACCACCTCGACCCAGGTCCGCCAGTAGAAGGCGAGGAGCGCCGCGGCCGTCCCCAGGTGGAGCATCACCGCGAAGGGCAGGAAACTTGGGGCCGCCTGGTCGATCCGCCAGCCGGCCAGGGTGGGGAGGAGGACCAGGTGGCCCAGGCTCGAGACCGGAAAGAGCTCCGTCACGCCCTGGAGGAGGCCCAGGAGGACGGCTTGGAGCGTGTTCAATCGCCTCGCCTCCATCGCGGGTTACGGCCCGGAACGGGCTTACGCGCCGTGCTCCACGTGGCGCTCCGGGACCTCCAGGGCGGCGGCCCGCTCGGCCACCGCTCGGCGCACGCTGTCCACCACGGCGTGGTAGCCCACGTCGAGCGAGCCCGAGCGCCCCTCGTCCGGTACGGCGGCCCCGTCGGCGCCGGGGACGAGGAGCGAGAGGTCCGTCGTCCGGTAGCCGATGTCGATCACGCCCACTTCCGCCCCGGCCAGGCCGGGGTCGGTCCGCAGCGCGGTCAGGTAGGCCGTCAACGCTTGCGGCGCCACCGTCACGCCCGTGAACTCGACGTAGCGGGCGTCCTGCCCGTCCACACTGACCCAGGCACCGTGGCCCGCCAGCGCGTCGCGGAGCGCCCTCCGCTCGGCTCGCCGGATGTAGGCGGAGAGGGGGAGGCCGACCATCAGGCCCGCCTGCCCGTCCGCCCCAAGCAGGTAGGCCGCCGTCAGCACTAGCACCGCGTAGTCACGCCGCGAACTCGCGTCGCTCCAAGTCCGGCTCGCGCCTGCCCGGACGGCTGCCTCGCCAACCAGATACCGGCGGCTGTCACCGTCCAGCCCTTGGATCTGGACGACATGCTCCGACAGCCGCGCGCCAAGCGCGGCGGCGAGCTCGCCACTTCCGGCCGCCGCCGCCACCGCCGAGGGAAACATGAGCCGCCGCCCGTCTTGGGCGGCGGCCTTCGTGAAACCGTAACCCACGTCCGCCGCGACCAGCATCGACACCGCCCCCTCGAATCAATCTCTCGTCGCCTATTCAGCCGCGCCCCCGCCGGCGGCGCCATCGAGCATCGCCAACACGGCGCTCGCTGGGATGCGCAGGGCCCGCATCCCAGGCACCCGAACCGCCGCCAGCCGGCCCGACCACACGAGCCGGTACACGGTCATCTCCGACAGATCCAGCATCCGCGCCACATCGCGCACCCGGAGGTAGCGCTCGCCGCCGCCCCCCGGATCGCGCGCGGCCGCCCCCATCGCGCCCTTCATCGGAGCCACCTCCCCTCTGAGTCGTGCGTCCGCGCCGTCCATGACGGGCGGGCGGGGATCACCCCGCCCGCTCCCCGCCCTCGTCCCAATGCTCGGCCACCCACGCGGCCGCCCGCCAATCGGCCTTCATGGCGGCGTCGTCGCCCAGGGCGGCCGCGCCGAGCAGCGCCATGACCAGCCCCGGCGGGGCCCCGGCGCGGAGCATCAGAGCCGCCGCCCGCCGCCTGCGGCCCGGGGCGGTCGTCTCCGGGTCGAACGCGCGCGCGAGCTCGGGCGGCAGCCCGCCCGCCGCCTCGGCCCCGTCCAGGAACTCGGCCAGGGCGGCCCAGTCGGGCTCGGGAAATGGCGGGACGGCGGCCCGGTGCTTGGCGAGCATGTCGCCCAGGTACTTCCAGGGATCGCGCCGCTCGCGGAACTTGGCCGCTATCCCCCAGCCGGGCGTCAGATATACGGCGGCGATCAGGCGCTCCGGCACGCCCCGCTCGACCAGGTGGCGCGTCACCGCCCAGTCCGTCCCCGACCTGTCCCGCGCGCCATCCGGCCGCGCGTCGCCCTCCACGATCCGCCGGACGCACCACTCCGCCACGCCGTACCGGCGCAGCTCCTCCAGCAGCCCCTCGCCCCGCGGCGCGCCCTCGGCCGCCGCCGCCCCCAGGCCGGGCGCGGGGCCCATCGCCCTCCTGGCCTCGGGCTCCTCTAGGAACGCCACCGCCCAACCAGGCAGCGGGGAGAGCGGCGCGTCCAGCGCGAGCTCGTACCGCTCGCCCGACGCGTGGACGCTCGGCGGCGCGACCGTGTAGCCGGCGCTCAGAATGTCGATCTTGGCGGTGCGCCCGCGGCGCGTCGCCCTGGTGGCGGGGGCGCCGGGAGGGAGCAGGTAGTAGCGGTGCACGTGGTCGCCGCGCCGCACGACGGGGCCGGGCGGCAGCCCCAGCGCCTCCGCCTCCTCCACCGCCTCCCGCGAGTCGAGGTCCACCACCGCCAGGCCGCTCGGCCTCAGCGCGATCGCCACGTTGGCCTCGCGCCACGCGGACCACCGCAGCGTCCACGCCGGCGCGCCGTCCCACTCCATCTGGCGCAGGAGCCCGCCCGCCCTCACAACCGGCGCCTTGCCCACGCTGTGGGCCTTGGCGCCGCGGTGGTCGTGCCACCCGGCCGTGCAGCCCGACGGACCGGCCGGGTCCGGCGCGCACACCGGGATCGGGTGCAGCCCGGCGCCGTAGTAGATCCGCGCCGCCATCCACGGCGGGCGCCCCGCGGCCCTGGCGAAGACCCGCAGGTCGCGGGGCGGACTCGAGCGGACGGCGGCCGCCCACACGGCGGGGGCCGCGCCGGAACCGAGTGGATTTCCAAATTCGTCCATCGATCGCCCTCCTTCTCCCACCATCGACAGCGCCGGAACGCCCGCATCACGGCAGAAGCAGGAACCCCTAGAGCCAAGCGGGTTTCGGGAATTAAGGTCAGAAAAGGGCAAAACCAGCGCACCGCCGGTCGCGCCAAAGGCGGCGAAGCCGGGACGCCTAGAGCCGCAAGGCTTTCGGGAATTAAGGCAAGAGAAGGTCAAACACGCGCGCACGGCGCTTTTCGGCGTAGGGACGGCGCCCTCAAATCGGGCCGGTTTTCGGCCCTTTCCTCCCACCGATCGCCGGAAGCATTGATCCGCAAGGGTTTTAGGCGCCGCGCCACACCCGAACCAGGGGCGCGTGGGATCGGGCACCTGCGGGAGGTCCGCGGGAGGTCCGCGGGAGGTCCGCGGCAGACCTCCCGCAGCCGAAAGCCGCGCCGCTCAAGGCTTTCGGGGCCGCTGCGGGAGGTTGCGGGAGGTTTTTCGGACCCTATACACACGCGCGGGCGCGCGCGTGTGTGCGAAGGATCAGGAAAACCTCCCGCAACCTCCCGCACGTGCCCGCAATCCCGCGTCCCAAGCCGGTTTGGGCCGCGGGAGGTCGAGATCCCGACCTCCCGCAACCTCCCGCAACCTCCCGCGGACCTCCCGCGCCGATCCCGACCCGGCCGCGACTCAGAAGAGATCCACGTCGTCCGCGACGGCAGCCCCGGCGGCGACCTCTGCCGCGGGCGCGGCCCCCACGAGCCTGAAGACGGCCGATCCGGCGTGGCCGTCGCGCTCCCGGACGATCATCCTCCCGCCGATCACGCGCCCGGCGACGCGGCGCAGCGCGTAGCCCATCCTGGACGCCGCCGCCGGGCTCGCGTAGTCGTCGTGGCGGATCACCCGGCCGAGGAGCCCGCGCTCCGCCGCGATCCTGGCGACCTCCCTGGCGCCGACCGGCTCGTCGGCGTGCTCCTCCCACCACGCCTCGACCAGGGCGCGCCACTCGTCGGCCTCGGGGTCGGCCGACCGGATGAGCTCGTCACGATTCCCCAGGAATCCCTTGACGCCGGCGACGCGCAGGATCCCGCCGATCGCGGCCTGCCAGGACTCGTAGGAGCCCATCGTCATCGCAGGCGACGGATCCTCCGGCCGCCCGGCCGCGATCCACGCCTGGACCAGGGTGAGCGCCGCGCGGACCAGCTCCGCCAGGCGCTCCTCGGCCCACTCGAGGAGCCGCGGGTGCCGGAACCCGGTCCTCGTCCACGGCTCCTCGACGCGGGGGTCGATCCGGATGGGGACGACGCGGCGGGCCATCGTCCCGCCGTACTGGATGTTGTTCCCTGTGATGATCCAGGTCGTCAGGTTGGGCGCCCGGGCGGTCCGGGACTGCCCGAGGAGCCGCCCCTCGTACGCCGGCGCCGTAAGAACGGCCTCGAGCGCGTCGCCCCTGACCGTGGCGCCGTTGGCGTTGTCCCATACGACCGCGCGCTGGCCGCCGAGCAGCAGGGCCAGGAGCGTCTTGCCCGCCTCGGTCTCGTCCTCGGGCAAAGATCGCACGGGTACGACCTGCCCGACGCCCGGCAGGAGGAGGGCTTGGGCGAGGAGCGACTTGCCCGACCCCGCCTGCGGGGCGTCGATCGCCCAGAGCGGCGACGGCGGGCGGAACAGCGGCCGGCAGACCGGCTCGAGGAGCAGCCCGAGGGCGTTGGCGCGGCTCGCTTGGTCCACGAACGGGAAGTCGCCCAGGTACTCGCCGAGCAGCAGCTCCAACGCCCGCCGCACGGCGCCGTCCGACGGCTCGGGGTCCACGCGCAGGTCGGCGCCGGCCAGCCTGGGGTGCGGCCAGTAATAGACGCCGGTGGCGGGCTGGTAGCCGGGCTCGGCGTGGATGCCGTCCGCCGCCACGACGGGCACGCGCGAGACGTACTTCAGCGGCGCGGCGGGCTTGGTCGGCGCCGCCACCACGGCCTCGGCCAGCACGCGCGGCGGGCTCGCGCGCCGCGCCCCGTCCCGGGTGAGCCGCAACCAGTCCGCGCGTTCGGCCAGCCAGACCTCCACGGTGGCCGGCGTCATCGGCACGATGCGCGGCGCCCGCTCGCCGCCAGCCGGGTCGGTCTCCTCGCCAACGGTCACCAGCTCGCCGGCGCGCTCCCACAGGGTGGGCTTGTCCGAGGCCGCGTCGGCGGCGATCAGGCTCATCGCGACCCGGTAGGCCGCGGCGAGGTCGTCGACGCAGACTTCCGGCCGGCCGCCACCGCCCCCGCCGGCGGCGGCTTGGGCGGCGCCCCCGTCCTCGCCCGCGCCGCTGTCGGCCCGGCCCCGCTTGCCGCGCCCGCCCCGTCCGCGCCCGCCCCGGGCGCCGTCTCCGCCGCCGGACCGGGCGGCCAGCTCCCGGATCCGCGCGAGCAGTTCCGCGGGCGGCGCCGCCCGGCCGGCGGGTTGACCGCCGGCGTCGGGCTGACGTACAATCTTGCTGTCAAGGTCCGCAGCCCCGCCCGCCGAGCCGACGGCGGGCGCTGCCTTTTCCTGGTCCACGCTTCGTCACCTCCCCCCCTCCAGCGGCGGCTGCCCGGGCGGTCCGCCCCTCGGACGTCCTCCAGGGCGTCCGCGTCCGGTGGCGCTTGCGCGCCAGCGGCGCGGCCATCAGCCGCTCTACCGCCGCCCGGAGCTCATCGTCGAGCGCGGCCAGGAGCGCCGCGCCCCACGCCGCCCAGTCGGCCTCGCCCCACTTCCACAGCTCCGCCGGACCGGGCCAGGGCAGGCCCGCGGCCTCCGCCACGGCCGCCGCCGGCCGCGCGCCGACCAGGGCCAACGCCCCCTCCACCTCCCGCAGACGGCGGACCCTGGCGGCCACGGCGTCGCGCAGCGCCCGCGCCGTGCGCGGGTCCTCGGCGGCCCGCTCCTTGGTCTCGGCATCCGTGATCGGCGTCAACAGGACGATGGCCCCGGCGCCGCGCCAGACCGCCCGGCCCCGGCGCACCGCCCGGCGTGCGCGGCCCGGAGTGCAAGTCGAGACCAGCCGACCGCCAGGGTCATAGACCACCACCCGCATGTGGGCGCACTCCTCCCCCGGAGGTGTGTCGCGCTGTGGTCGACAGCGCGGGAGGAGATATAGTACCGTCATAGCTGGCAACTCCTCCGGTTCATAGTGGAGCACAGCCCGACGCGGCTGTCAACCGGAGCGGTTGGGAGGATGATCGACGTGGCTAGGAGGTATGGGGTGCTGCTGCGAAGGTGGCGGGAGCGCGAGGGGCTGTCGCTCCGCGCCGCCGCCCGCAGGTTCGAGTGCACTGAGATCTTCATCGCCGACGTGGAGCGGGGGAGGAAACGCGCACCCGCCTATTCACGGACCGCGTTCAAGATGTTCGAGCTTGTGAGGCCGGACCGCGCTGTGGATCGGCTGTACGAGGACCTTTTGTGGGACCTGACCGATGGCCGGAGAAACCAGCAGGTGGCGATCAAGGCGACCCAGGCGGTGTTGTCGGCGCTCGCCAGTCCGGTCGGGGACTGGCACGCCGTCAGCGACGCCTTGGTCGATGCGGCGCAAGCGGGCGATCTCGCGGAGGTGACGGTCGAGGGGGATCGGATGCGGTTGTCCGGCGCGGCCGCGTCTGTGTACGCTTGGCCGCGCTCCGTGCTGATCGACTTCCTGCTTGAGACGACCGATGAGTTGGTTTTCCGCTTCCATTCGGCGTCGGACCCGCATCACACGCTGATCCCTTGGGATGGCCAGCTCGGCGTGCGGATCCGGCCGGAGTTCGCGGACGAGCGCGCGCCGTGGGTCCGGGAGCACTTCCCAGATCTCATGCTCACGACCATCCTGGATTACGAGCCGGCGCCAGACGGGGCCGGCGGTGGGGCCGAGAGGTGAGGGGACGGCGTTCGTCCGTTCCGCTGGAGGGCCGGGCGGCCCCCCCCGTCGCACCCGGACGGAGTACCGGAAGAGGTGCTGGGGCTGCTGGGGGAGGGGCCGGGCGAGGAGAAAGGGGAGGAATGAGCGGCACGGAGGGCGGGCCGACCGGGGCGGGGAAGGCGGCGCAAGGCACGAACGCCCCGGTCACTTTCAGGGGCATTCTCCTTCTTTGGTCTCGATGCCAAGAACGTCTCCGGAGTCGGTGGCGATCGTCACGCGCGCGACGTACCTGTTCCCGTCTATGTCCGAGTACCGTACATAGAACGACCACGGGTTTTCCATCGGCTTTTTGTCGGCCTGATAGCCGAGAAGTACCTTGATCTCGAGCTCGTCGCCGGGGGCCAAGATGTTCGGGAGACGACCGGCATTCTGGAGATCAGCAACCCTCTCGTCGTCGGGCGGCGGGAATGGTGCGCGCCCCACAGCAGCTTGCTGCAACACGCTCAGGTCAGGGTCGCAAAAGAAGTTGGTGCCCAAGATGGCTGGCCCATGCCCCGCGTTGCGGATTGCGAAGTGATACCAGCGGGAGGACGGTGCGCCGCCCACAGCCGACTGTGTTGCAATGGGCTTGCCGCGCTTGTCGAAGGTCACCAGCGGTCGGATCTGGGCCTTGATGCCATTTTGGGCGGCCTGGACACCAGCTCTGGCGGCAGCCGCCGACCTCATTGTGTACATCGCCATCGCAAAGTTGGCCATGGCGACAAAGCCGTTCACGATGACGTTAGCAACCTGCCAGTCCATACAAGAATCCTCTAAGGGGAATGCAAGTCAAGGCCAGGCCAGGCCACATCGTCGGCGAGGTAGCCCCTGAACCACGCATCGAAACGCCGCCGGGCCTCCCGCCTCTCCTCGTCGGTCATGCGGGCCTCGAGGGCGGCCAGCTCGCGGCGGGCCGCCGCCGCGTCGCGCTCGGCCCTGTCCCAGTCGCCGGAGTCCTCCGCCTCGGTCAGCGCCCGGCGCGCCCTGACCCACCGCTCCACCAAGCCGGCGGCCATTCAGCGCTCCTCCTCCACGTCGATGCTCTTGATTTCCATGGCGTTCTCCGCCTCCCTGCACCGGATCTCGGTCACGGCAGAAGGATCATGGGTAATGCCCTGGTAGTCTCAGGCAACGAGCCCATGCTGGTGGAACGGCCTGCCACGGGGCGCGTAGCCGGGCGGGCGCGTGACGTTGGCTCTGCGGCTCCGGTGTCGTTGGCGGGAAAGGCAGGCTGCAACTCGTGGCAGTATCTCCGCCGATCCTTAGCGGCCAGCCGGCGTCTGCTAGGACGGTGGGGCGAACAGTCTTGGAGGTCCCGCCAGTGAGTTGGCGAATGATGTCAAATTGACGAAGGAGATCCCGGCCACTATGTCCCGGCCCGTGGGGATGCCATGAGAGGGATCTCTCCACGTGAAGCGAGGCTGCGAGGTGGGCCATGCCAAGGACCAGGAAGAACACGGCTAGCTCGAACGCCACGACGGCGAACGTCGGCTATGAGGCGGAGCTGTGGCAGATGGCCGATGCCCTGCGCGGCAGCATGGACGCGGCCGAGTACAAGCACGTCGTGCTGGGCCTTCTCTTCCTCAAGTACGTCTCGGACGCATTCGAGGAGCAGCGCGCCAAGCTCGAGGCGGAGAGGGCGCAGGGCGCCGACCCCGAGGACCCGGACGAGTACCGCGCGGTAAACGTCTTCTGGGTGCCGACCGAGGCGCGGTGGGCGCGCATCAGGGCCGCCGCCAGGCAGCCCAGCGTCGGCGAGGTGGTGGACGAGGCCATGGCCGCCGTCGAGCGCGCCAACCCGGCGCTGAGGGGCGTGCTGCCCAAGGAGTACGCCCGTCCGGCTCTTGACAAGCAGCGGCTCGGCCAGCTCGTGGACCTCGTAAGCAACATCAGGGTCGGCGACGGCGAGGCGCGGGCAAAGGACGTGCTCGGACGGGTGTACGAGTATTTCCTCTCCAGGTTCGCGAGCGCCGAGGGCAAGAAGGGCGGCGAGTTCTTCACCCCGGCATCCGTGGTGCGGTTGCTCGTGGAGATGATCGAGCCCTACCGGGGGCGGGTCTACGACCCCTGCTGCGGTTCGGGCGGGATGTTCGTCCAGTCGGTCCGCTTCATCGAGGCTCACGCCAACGGCAACGGGAACGGCGGCCGCGCCCGGTCGCAGATCAGCGTCTACGGCCAGGAGTCGAACTACACCACTTGGCGCCTGTGCAAGATGAACCTGGCCATCCGCGGCATCGACGGCAAGATCGAGCAGGGCGACAGCTTCCACAACGACCGCTTCCCCGACCTGAAGGCCGACTTCATCCTGGCCAATCCGCCCTTCAACGTGAGCGACTGGAGCGGGGAGCGGCTGCGCGAGGACAAGCGCTGGAAGTTCGGCGTGCCGCCGGTGGGCAACGCCAACTTCGCCTGGGTCCAGCACATCATCCACCACCTCGCCCCGACGGGAGTGGCGGGCTTCGTCCTGGCCAACGGCTCGCTGTCATCGAACCAGTCCGGCGAGGGCGAGATCCGGAAGAACATCGTCGAGGCCGACCTGGTGGACTGCATCGTGGCGCTTCCCGACAAGCTCTTCTACTCGACGCAGATCCCGGCCTGCCTCTGGTTCATCGCGCGGGACAAGAGGAACCACAGGTTCCGCGACCGACGGGGCCAGGTGCTCTTCATCGACGCCCGCAGGATGGGCGTGATGGTGGATCGCACCCACCGCGAGCTCACCGACGAGGAGATCGCGGACATCGCTCGCACCTACCACGCTTGGAGGGGCGAGCCAGGGGCGAGCGAGTACCAAGATGCCCCTGGCTTCTGTAAGAGTGCCACACGAGATGAAATCAGGCAGAACGCGTATGTGCTGACACCCGGGCGTTACGTCGGCACAGAGGCGCTGGAGGATGACTCCGAAGCAGTCGACGTGAAGATCAGGCGCTTGGCGGCCCAGTTACGCGCGCAGCAGGCCGAGGCGCGCCGGCTCGACGACATGATCGCTAGGAGCCTGGAGGAGCTGGGATATGAGGACTGAATACCCGGCTCGCCAGCTCGGGGAACTCGTCGAGAACCTGGATTCGAGACGGATACCATTGTCCAGTCGGGTCCGGGCACAACGGCGAGGACCGTATCCGTATTACGGGGCCACGGGCGTCATGGACCATATCGACGGCTATTTGTTTGATGGCTTGCATCTGCTTGTCGCTGAGGACGGCTCCGTGGAAAGAGAGGACGGAGCACCTTTCATCCAACTAGTGCAGGGCAAGTTTTGGGTCAACAACCATGCGCATGTCCTCCGGGGTGTTGACGACGAGGACACCAAGTATATCTACTATGCACTATCTACAGTACCGGTACGCCCGTTCGTGACCGGATCCGTGCAGCCTAAGTTGTCACAAGCCAACCTAAACCGGATACCAATTCCCTACCCGCCGGACCGCGCAACTCGGCGCGCCACTGTACGTGTCCTTTC
This genomic interval carries:
- a CDS encoding undecaprenyl-diphosphate phosphatase, translating into MNTLQAVLLGLLQGVTELFPVSSLGHLVLLPTLAGWRIDQAAPSFLPFAVMLHLGTAAALLAFYWRTWVEVVRGFFRSLGRRSLGRPETDPAARLAWLVVVGVVPTGLLGLLLEKPVARLFASPRLAALFLLLNGGVLALGELLYARRPGRARGADGGLSGGALRPVGPRAAEAGDRPALSQGAGALSTRLPDAEMAIDRLGLREALWVGVTQALALLPGFSREGVTMTAGLGAGLSRLTAATYSYLLSAPLILAAGLLEVPKLLRVHGALGTAVLGGLVAGVAAYASVRWLSRYFRTGTLWPFAVYSAAAGLVSLLLLVLRG
- a CDS encoding ParM/StbA family protein; the encoded protein is MLVAADVGYGFTKAAAQDGRRLMFPSAVAAAAGSGELAAALGARLSEHVVQIQGLDGDSRRYLVGEAAVRAGASRTWSDASSRRDYAVLVLTAAYLLGADGQAGLMVGLPLSAYIRRAERRALRDALAGHGAWVSVDGQDARYVEFTGVTVAPQALTAYLTALRTDPGLAGAEVGVIDIGYRTTDLSLLVPGADGAAVPDEGRSGSLDVGYHAVVDSVRRAVAERAAALEVPERHVEHGA
- a CDS encoding helix-turn-helix domain-containing protein codes for the protein MKGAMGAAARDPGGGGERYLRVRDVARMLDLSEMTVYRLVWSGRLAAVRVPGMRALRIPASAVLAMLDGAAGGGAAE
- a CDS encoding helix-turn-helix transcriptional regulator; protein product: MIDVARRYGVLLRRWREREGLSLRAAARRFECTEIFIADVERGRKRAPAYSRTAFKMFELVRPDRAVDRLYEDLLWDLTDGRRNQQVAIKATQAVLSALASPVGDWHAVSDALVDAAQAGDLAEVTVEGDRMRLSGAAASVYAWPRSVLIDFLLETTDELVFRFHSASDPHHTLIPWDGQLGVRIRPEFADERAPWVREHFPDLMLTTILDYEPAPDGAGGGAER
- a CDS encoding class I SAM-dependent DNA methyltransferase encodes the protein MPRTRKNTASSNATTANVGYEAELWQMADALRGSMDAAEYKHVVLGLLFLKYVSDAFEEQRAKLEAERAQGADPEDPDEYRAVNVFWVPTEARWARIRAAARQPSVGEVVDEAMAAVERANPALRGVLPKEYARPALDKQRLGQLVDLVSNIRVGDGEARAKDVLGRVYEYFLSRFASAEGKKGGEFFTPASVVRLLVEMIEPYRGRVYDPCCGSGGMFVQSVRFIEAHANGNGNGGRARSQISVYGQESNYTTWRLCKMNLAIRGIDGKIEQGDSFHNDRFPDLKADFILANPPFNVSDWSGERLREDKRWKFGVPPVGNANFAWVQHIIHHLAPTGVAGFVLANGSLSSNQSGEGEIRKNIVEADLVDCIVALPDKLFYSTQIPACLWFIARDKRNHRFRDRRGQVLFIDARRMGVMVDRTHRELTDEEIADIARTYHAWRGEPGASEYQDAPGFCKSATRDEIRQNAYVLTPGRYVGTEALEDDSEAVDVKIRRLAAQLRAQQAEARRLDDMIARSLEELGYED
- a CDS encoding bifunctional DNA primase/polymerase, producing MDEFGNPLGSGAAPAVWAAAVRSSPPRDLRVFARAAGRPPWMAARIYYGAGLHPIPVCAPDPAGPSGCTAGWHDHRGAKAHSVGKAPVVRAGGLLRQMEWDGAPAWTLRWSAWREANVAIALRPSGLAVVDLDSREAVEEAEALGLPPGPVVRRGDHVHRYYLLPPGAPATRATRRGRTAKIDILSAGYTVAPPSVHASGERYELALDAPLSPLPGWAVAFLEEPEARRAMGPAPGLGAAAAEGAPRGEGLLEELRRYGVAEWCVRRIVEGDARPDGARDRSGTDWAVTRHLVERGVPERLIAAVYLTPGWGIAAKFRERRDPWKYLGDMLAKHRAAVPPFPEPDWAALAEFLDGAEAAGGLPPELARAFDPETTAPGRRRRAAALMLRAGAPPGLVMALLGAAALGDDAAMKADWRAAAWVAEHWDEGGERAG